In Sorghum bicolor cultivar BTx623 chromosome 8, Sorghum_bicolor_NCBIv3, whole genome shotgun sequence, one genomic interval encodes:
- the LOC110429815 gene encoding predicted GPI-anchored protein 58 yields MAPHRLLHLLLLAAAITAAWSQSPATAPSVSRSGAAAHSPTSSSSSSSTAANAPSPSSSSKNNSPISTAPAASPSQSRNTGGTKLTSPAASPAPTTSQSPSPPTPAPITSSQPPALPPPATAPSQAQAPVSTSAPPPAAFSPPVPAPTLPPPAPAPSPLSSSSPPAPAPVLLAAPAPSVVTAAPAPSKKPTKKKHAPAAAPLAAASPATTTTTTTGAGLAPGPGPSTADMMSGAARGRGGGTTAAVLVLVLVVSLTVGPMVA; encoded by the exons ATGGCCCCTCACCGCCTCCTCCAcctgctcctcctcgccgccgccatcACGGCCGCCTGGTCCCAGTCACCAGCCACCGCGCCGTCCGTCTCCCGCTCCGGCGCCGCCGCGCATTcccccacctcctcctcctcctcctcctctaccGCCGCCAACGCCCCaagcccctcctcctcctccaagaaCAACAGCCCCATCTCCACCGCGCCCGCCGCGTCGCCGTCCCAGTCCCGCAACACCGGCGGCACCAAGCTCACCTCCCCGGCCGCCTCCCCCGCGCCCACCACCAGCCAATCCCCGTCCCCACCGACCCCAGCCCCCATCACCTCCTCGCAGCCGCCGGCATTGCCGCCCCCGGCCACGGCGCCGTCGCAGGCGCAGGCGCCCGTGAGCACGAGCGCTCCTCCGCCGGCCGCGTTCTCCCCACCTGTCCCCGCGCCGACGCTCCCtcccccggccccggccccgtcgccgttgtcgtcgtcgtcgcctccGGCCCCGGCGCCCGTCCTCCTCGCCGCGCCCGCGCCGTCCGTCGTCACGGCGGCGCCCGCGCCCAGCAAGAAGCCGACGAAGAAGAAGCACGCCCCCGCGGCTGCCCCGCTCGCCGCCGCGTCCccggccaccaccaccaccaccaccaccggcgcCGGCCTCGCCCCCGGCCCTGGCCCCTCCACCGCCGACATGATG agcGGAGCGGCGCGGGGTCGAGGCGGGGGGACGACAGCGGCGGTGCTGGTGCTGGTTCTGGTCGTGTCGCTGACGGTGGGTCCGATGGTTGCGTGA